In Ochrobactrum sp. Marseille-Q0166, a single genomic region encodes these proteins:
- the yacG gene encoding DNA gyrase inhibitor YacG — MSDKKDIPTAPDARVTPLRPTRPCPECGKPSVRDSYPFCSPRCKSIDLNRWLSGSYVIPGKTIEEEEENDN, encoded by the coding sequence ATGAGCGACAAGAAAGATATACCGACTGCGCCGGACGCACGGGTAACGCCTTTGCGTCCGACACGTCCCTGCCCTGAATGCGGCAAGCCTTCAGTTCGTGACAGTTATCCGTTCTGTTCACCACGCTGCAAAAGCATCGACCTCAATCGCTGGCTTTCGGGAAGCTATGTCATTCCTGGAAAAACCATCGAAGAAGAGGAAGAGAACGACAACTAA
- a CDS encoding low molecular weight phosphatase family protein — MSAKDATIPAGEIEAAKRPTSVLFVCGKNSIRSPIAELLARKLLPPNMYIASAGVQRGERDPFVDAVLNEEGLSLDNRQPRGLEELADGYFDLIITLTPLAHHTVLERMRGFSVDVEYWPTPDPTLVTGSREQIMNAYRDVRDRLKRQIVARLAPK; from the coding sequence ATGAGCGCAAAAGATGCAACGATCCCAGCAGGTGAAATCGAAGCGGCCAAACGGCCGACTTCAGTGCTATTTGTTTGTGGCAAGAACTCCATTCGTTCACCAATTGCCGAACTTCTTGCACGAAAACTGTTACCACCCAATATGTATATAGCCTCTGCGGGCGTGCAACGCGGCGAGCGTGACCCTTTCGTCGATGCGGTGCTGAATGAAGAAGGGCTGTCGCTCGACAATAGACAACCGCGTGGACTGGAAGAACTGGCAGATGGTTATTTTGATCTGATCATTACACTCACCCCGCTTGCCCATCATACTGTGCTGGAACGTATGCGTGGCTTTTCGGTCGATGTGGAATATTGGCCGACACCTGACCCGACGCTTGTTACCGGAAGCCGCGAGCAGATCATGAATGCTTATCGCGATGTGCGGGACAGGTTAAAGCGCCAAATCGTGGCCAGATTGGCGCCGAAATAA
- the infA gene encoding translation initiation factor IF-1, translating to MPKEEVLEFPGVVTELLPNAMFRVKLENDHEIIAHTAGRMRKNRIRVLAGDKVLVEMTPYDLTKGRITYRFK from the coding sequence ATGCCGAAAGAAGAAGTCCTAGAATTTCCAGGTGTTGTTACGGAACTGCTGCCAAATGCAATGTTCCGCGTAAAGCTTGAAAACGACCACGAAATTATTGCCCACACTGCTGGCCGTATGCGCAAGAATCGCATCCGTGTTCTCGCTGGCGACAAGGTTCTGGTTGAAATGACCCCTTACGACTTGACCAAGGGCCGTATTACCTACCGCTTCAAGTAA
- a CDS encoding Maf-like protein has translation MNAQHKLVLASGSPRRIELLGQVGIEPDHIQPADIDESPERAEHPRSLARRLAREKAKAAQEQLKGDENFANAFILAADTVVAVGRRVLPKAEITDEARECLRLLSGRTHKVFTGVCLILPNDNLRQTLVETRLRFERLTRKQIDAYLASGEWRGKAGGYAIQGLAGSFVVKLVGSYTNVVGLPLQETVNLLVDGDYPVYANWQSGKV, from the coding sequence ATGAACGCGCAACATAAGCTGGTTCTTGCCTCCGGCTCTCCCCGCAGGATCGAGCTTCTGGGGCAAGTTGGCATCGAGCCGGATCATATTCAGCCGGCGGATATTGATGAGTCGCCTGAGCGTGCGGAACATCCGCGTTCGCTGGCGCGTCGTCTTGCGCGTGAGAAGGCAAAAGCGGCACAGGAACAACTCAAAGGCGACGAAAACTTCGCCAATGCTTTTATTCTGGCTGCTGATACGGTTGTCGCGGTTGGACGACGTGTCCTGCCCAAGGCAGAGATAACTGACGAAGCGCGGGAGTGCCTGCGTCTTCTGTCGGGCCGCACGCATAAGGTTTTCACCGGCGTTTGCCTAATCTTGCCCAATGATAATCTGCGCCAGACGCTTGTTGAAACGCGTCTGCGTTTCGAGCGCCTGACACGCAAACAGATCGATGCCTATCTAGCCTCCGGCGAATGGCGCGGCAAAGCCGGTGGCTATGCGATTCAAGGCCTTGCTGGTAGCTTCGTCGTCAAACTGGTCGGCTCTTATACCAATGTTGTCGGCCTGCCTTTGCAGGAAACTGTAAACCTGCTGGTAGACGGAGATTATCCGGTCTATGCCAACTGGCAAAGCGGCAAGGTCTGA
- a CDS encoding UPF0262 family protein, with product MTAGAPNARLIDVELDETIGRSTPDVEHERAVAIFDLIEENTFHPVGDDTGGPYKLKLSLMESRLIFSIMRESGDIVATHILSLTPLRRVVRDYFMVCESYYEAIRSATPSKIEAIDMGRRGLHNEGSQVLQTRLNGKIEVDFMTARRLFTLVCVLHWRG from the coding sequence ATGACTGCCGGCGCTCCTAATGCCCGTCTTATCGACGTCGAGCTCGATGAAACCATCGGCCGCTCAACGCCTGATGTCGAGCATGAACGCGCTGTCGCAATTTTCGATCTGATTGAGGAAAACACTTTTCACCCGGTCGGAGATGATACGGGTGGTCCTTACAAGCTCAAACTCTCTTTGATGGAATCTCGGCTGATTTTTTCCATCATGCGGGAAAGTGGCGATATCGTCGCGACTCACATTTTGTCACTGACACCTCTTCGACGTGTGGTGCGTGATTATTTCATGGTTTGCGAAAGCTATTATGAAGCCATCCGCTCAGCGACACCCAGCAAGATTGAAGCCATCGATATGGGACGGCGCGGCTTGCACAATGAAGGTTCACAAGTTCTGCAAACGCGACTGAACGGTAAGATTGAAGTCGACTTTATGACTGCTCGGCGGCTTTTCACGCTTGTCTGCGTGCTGCACTGGCGGGGCTGA